A window of Vulpes lagopus strain Blue_001 chromosome 21, ASM1834538v1, whole genome shotgun sequence contains these coding sequences:
- the ETFRF1 gene encoding electron transfer flavoprotein regulatory factor 1, with amino-acid sequence MKMANSLRGEVLNLYKNLLYLGRDYPKGADYFKRRLKNVFLKNKDVKDPEKIKELIGRGEFVMKELEALYFLRKYRAMKQRYYSDTNKTN; translated from the exons atgaaaatggccAACTCTTTAAGAGGAGAAGTActgaatctttataaaaat CTGCTGTATCTTGGACGAGACTATCCAAAAGGAGCAGACTATTTTAAAAGGCGTCTGAagaatgttttccttaaaaacaaagatgTGAAGGACCCAGAGAAGATCAAAGAACTTATTGGACGGGGTGAATTTGTAATGAAAGAGCTAGAAGCCTTATACTTCCTTAGGAAATACAGAGCAATGAAACAACGCTATTATTCAGATACCAACAAAACTAACTGA